The following are encoded in a window of Brevibacillus sp. DP1.3A genomic DNA:
- a CDS encoding winged helix-turn-helix domain-containing protein has translation MGLITSSDDTYQIHYAGETIVLLPKEYALFQFLYTWKNRAFSRSDLLDRVWSLEEPTDRTVDDHIYRLRKKLQKWSHLLTIDTVRGVGYRLTLKEQQSPSPSVLNSDFSENIQKMLTTYHGMGMGAALQMLYANQQVLGFQMEPFYATYLRFVVGDFSWFIEDQATPKSDKLFYWFHLYHMTQLDSQKTIEVFEWAMRNLESMPATFQDEMKINAVGVYTHAKQWERAQKQLLPAREVVERVNSPGFQLFLQSEEAFLYLLMGQVNEAEEVIQRSNDILQTLPMQRELGSFTIARGLCLYHRQEITKARRVVDEGMEVVRATKFVPHLIYAIQSILLFFRNFGYDAEWERKYQKIWTELSEEYQFDYLQKKIRAIISSTI, from the coding sequence ATGGGATTGATCACATCGTCCGATGATACGTATCAAATCCATTATGCTGGGGAAACGATTGTCCTTTTGCCTAAGGAATACGCCTTGTTTCAATTTCTGTACACATGGAAAAACCGTGCCTTTTCACGAAGTGATCTGCTGGATCGCGTCTGGTCGCTGGAAGAACCGACAGACCGCACTGTCGACGATCACATTTACCGCTTGCGGAAAAAACTGCAAAAGTGGTCGCATCTGCTCACGATTGATACGGTTCGAGGAGTTGGTTATCGGCTTACGCTAAAAGAGCAGCAATCGCCTAGTCCATCGGTATTGAACAGCGATTTCTCTGAGAACATCCAGAAGATGCTAACCACTTACCATGGCATGGGGATGGGGGCCGCTTTGCAGATGCTTTATGCGAATCAGCAAGTGCTTGGCTTCCAGATGGAACCTTTTTACGCTACCTATTTGCGGTTTGTTGTCGGTGACTTCAGCTGGTTTATCGAAGATCAAGCTACACCTAAGTCAGACAAACTGTTTTATTGGTTCCATTTGTACCATATGACACAATTGGACTCACAAAAGACAATAGAAGTTTTTGAATGGGCAATGAGAAATCTGGAAAGCATGCCTGCTACTTTTCAGGATGAGATGAAAATCAATGCAGTCGGTGTATACACTCATGCAAAGCAATGGGAGCGAGCCCAAAAACAGCTGTTACCCGCAAGAGAGGTTGTCGAACGAGTCAATTCACCCGGCTTCCAACTCTTTCTTCAATCGGAAGAAGCCTTCCTGTATCTACTGATGGGTCAGGTGAATGAAGCGGAGGAAGTGATTCAACGCTCAAATGACATCTTGCAGACACTCCCTATGCAGCGTGAGCTCGGCAGCTTCACCATTGCTCGCGGGCTTTGCTTGTACCATCGACAGGAGATTACCAAAGCGCGCCGCGTGGTCGACGAAGGCATGGAAGTCGTCCGTGCCACCAAGTTCGTCCCTCACCTGATTTATGCCATACAAAGTATTTTGTTGTTCTTCAGGAACTTCGGCTACGATGCAGAATGGGAGCGCAAATACCAGAAAATCTGGACGGAATTATCCGAAGAGTACCAGTTTGATTACTTGCAGAAAAAGATTCGTGCCATCATCTCATCAACTATCTGA
- a CDS encoding MFS transporter has translation MLKENRKFRTLFISYGLSTLGDWFDFIAVSILLGFVWKVDPMTMALLPVAYAAPSILLGQFAGVLADRVNKVRMIMTMNIIQAALTLLLLAMPTPFWFLVVIALRSSASVFNDPAQQTLTRQIVPENQLLQASALNGAVYQMGKLIGPLAGGLVAAVFAPAICLMINASTFLLSTGFLFTIRKVENTLTRTFVEEQPLPYRQAWQEGWRIFLQNRVLLFSTIFATVTSLAIQLADTQFPVIFREKLPDNPEMLGFTVSVIGLGALVTVTLLHRLKEIPSYGWVLGGGVLLIGISFSWIGLFQPGYGMYWLLIPAILAGVGTGLTSVGANYLVQKESPPQALGRVRGIIDSLTSATFIIAPLLGGVIMTIWGPNTAFLWVGMLIAAIGGGAVLLQQWIWGKRTNDVAVATATAGSERVG, from the coding sequence TTGTTAAAAGAAAATAGAAAGTTTCGCACGCTGTTCATCTCTTACGGACTGTCTACGCTTGGCGATTGGTTTGATTTTATTGCGGTATCCATCCTATTGGGTTTTGTGTGGAAGGTTGATCCGATGACGATGGCTCTCCTGCCCGTTGCCTATGCAGCTCCAAGCATTTTGCTCGGGCAGTTTGCCGGGGTGCTTGCAGACCGCGTGAACAAGGTACGTATGATCATGACGATGAATATCATTCAGGCTGCCCTCACTCTACTCCTGCTTGCCATGCCTACTCCGTTCTGGTTCCTGGTAGTCATTGCCCTGCGTTCAAGTGCCTCTGTCTTCAATGATCCAGCGCAACAGACCTTGACGCGTCAAATCGTACCTGAGAATCAATTGTTACAAGCCTCTGCTTTGAATGGAGCCGTATACCAGATGGGGAAATTGATCGGACCACTTGCCGGAGGATTGGTAGCGGCCGTTTTTGCACCCGCCATTTGTCTAATGATTAATGCTTCGACCTTCCTTCTCTCTACTGGATTTCTGTTCACGATTCGTAAAGTGGAGAATACGTTGACTCGTACATTCGTAGAAGAGCAGCCTCTCCCTTACCGTCAAGCATGGCAAGAGGGCTGGCGCATCTTTTTACAAAACCGTGTCTTGTTGTTCAGCACGATCTTCGCAACCGTTACCTCGTTGGCGATTCAGTTGGCGGATACACAGTTTCCCGTGATCTTCCGCGAGAAGCTGCCCGACAATCCGGAAATGCTCGGGTTTACGGTCAGTGTCATTGGATTAGGCGCACTTGTCACCGTCACCTTGCTACATCGCTTAAAAGAGATTCCTTCCTACGGGTGGGTGCTGGGCGGTGGCGTTTTGCTCATTGGAATTAGTTTTTCGTGGATTGGACTTTTCCAGCCGGGATATGGCATGTATTGGCTGTTGATTCCCGCAATATTGGCTGGAGTCGGAACAGGTCTGACTTCGGTCGGCGCCAATTATCTAGTACAAAAAGAAAGCCCCCCGCAAGCACTGGGCCGCGTGAGGGGAATTATCGATTCATTGACGAGCGCCACTTTCATTATTGCTCCGTTGCTCGGTGGCGTCATTATGACCATCTGGGGTCCAAACACTGCTTTTTTATGGGTCGGAATGTTAATCGCTGCGATTGGCGGAGGCGCTGTCCTCTTACAACAATGGATTTGGGGGAAACGAACAAATGACGTGGCTGTTGCTACCGCTACGGCTGGATCGGAACGAGTCGGATAA
- a CDS encoding sorbosone dehydrogenase family protein encodes MWKKWMLCVLTLILSMPVVACEANPTTVSQPTQQSLPYRMVVVADQLDVPWAMDIAADGRIFFTERPGRVRVIQSGKLLPEPLISFPAPFISEGEGGLLGLVLDPDFVNNHYLYVYHTYKEGEATFNRVLRLREVNHAAQIDKVLLDKIPGSSIHNGGRIKIGPDQRLYITTGDAHEPMLAQDRASLAGKILRINLDGTIPADNPFSGSPVYSYGHRNPQGIAWYPDTGILYSSEHGQIAHDEINRIEPGANYGWPVISGEQQKEGMKTPLLQSGDTTWAPSGMTFVSKGPWKGQLLVANLRGKQLQKISLDATRPDTVLETATLFQDEFGRLRDVVEGKGGTLYLLTNNRDGRGDPREGDDKIIRLVPIQP; translated from the coding sequence ATGTGGAAAAAATGGATGCTGTGTGTGCTTACCTTGATCTTGAGTATGCCGGTTGTGGCTTGCGAAGCGAATCCTACAACAGTATCGCAGCCAACTCAACAGTCTCTTCCATATCGGATGGTGGTAGTGGCTGATCAATTAGATGTACCTTGGGCCATGGATATAGCCGCGGATGGTCGGATCTTTTTCACAGAGCGACCAGGAAGAGTGCGAGTGATTCAGTCAGGCAAGCTGCTTCCGGAACCGCTCATCTCATTCCCTGCCCCGTTCATAAGCGAGGGAGAAGGCGGGCTGTTGGGCCTTGTGCTCGATCCCGATTTTGTGAATAACCACTACTTGTACGTTTACCATACATACAAAGAGGGAGAGGCTACTTTCAATCGTGTCCTGCGACTACGAGAAGTAAACCATGCAGCACAGATTGATAAGGTACTCCTCGACAAAATCCCGGGAAGCTCGATCCACAACGGAGGACGGATCAAAATTGGTCCGGATCAGCGTCTATATATTACGACAGGCGATGCGCATGAGCCAATGCTTGCGCAAGATCGGGCAAGTCTCGCCGGAAAAATTTTGCGCATTAATCTGGATGGAACCATTCCTGCCGACAATCCTTTTTCCGGCTCACCTGTATATAGCTATGGACATCGCAACCCGCAAGGCATCGCATGGTATCCGGATACCGGGATACTCTACAGCTCAGAGCACGGCCAGATTGCACATGATGAGATCAATCGGATCGAGCCGGGCGCAAATTACGGCTGGCCGGTCATTTCCGGTGAACAGCAAAAAGAGGGGATGAAAACCCCCCTCCTGCAAAGCGGTGATACGACATGGGCTCCTTCTGGCATGACGTTTGTATCCAAAGGGCCGTGGAAAGGACAACTGCTCGTAGCGAACCTCAGGGGTAAGCAGCTTCAAAAAATTAGCTTAGACGCTACTCGACCTGATACGGTATTGGAGACTGCTACTTTGTTCCAAGACGAGTTTGGACGATTGCGCGATGTGGTCGAAGGAAAAGGCGGCACACTTTATTTGTTGACCAACAACCGTGATGGTCGTGGAGATCCGAGAGAAGGGGACGATAAAATTATCCGACTCGTTCCGATCCAGCCGTAG
- a CDS encoding PilZ domain-containing protein gives MESIIQIRKGNRVIEGHVTYEEGDLIEAVFPSPLDVTVGDQIPCLLTADYETINTFEAVVVAKDKNRLFLFHSPTATEFREQRRRYPRFDMEVKGWIQYPTQEPDSFFSVYSQMVYLVNLSLGGLAFRSDKQIPADQQIVFSFELYGRNRPDGVVKTDLVIIHERIEGPNCFYGCTIKGINARHFHNLRKYILHRQIEERRQVNIE, from the coding sequence ATGGAAAGCATAATACAAATTAGAAAAGGGAATCGAGTGATAGAAGGTCATGTTACCTATGAAGAAGGGGACTTGATCGAAGCCGTATTTCCCAGCCCATTGGATGTCACTGTAGGGGATCAGATCCCTTGTCTATTGACGGCTGATTATGAAACGATCAATACGTTTGAAGCCGTGGTCGTGGCTAAAGACAAAAATCGCTTGTTTTTGTTCCACTCTCCAACAGCTACTGAGTTTCGGGAACAGCGCAGACGCTATCCCCGTTTCGACATGGAGGTTAAGGGATGGATCCAGTATCCGACGCAGGAACCAGACTCATTTTTTTCCGTTTATAGTCAAATGGTGTACTTGGTGAATTTGAGCCTGGGAGGCTTGGCATTCCGCTCAGATAAACAGATTCCTGCGGATCAGCAAATTGTCTTTTCTTTTGAATTGTATGGTCGCAATCGCCCGGATGGGGTAGTGAAAACTGACCTGGTTATCATTCATGAACGAATAGAGGGACCGAACTGTTTTTACGGCTGTACGATCAAAGGAATCAATGCACGTCATTTTCACAATTTGCGAAAGTACATTTTGCATCGGCAAATCGAGGAACGAAGACAAGTGAATATCGAGTAG
- a CDS encoding YlaF family protein yields MNRYQLVTLALAFLVTACLIGVGIAIGEKSPLGILGCIVVAFSLMGFGFSYKRKHMR; encoded by the coding sequence ATGAATCGTTATCAATTGGTAACACTGGCTTTGGCATTTTTGGTAACCGCCTGTCTCATCGGAGTTGGCATTGCCATTGGGGAAAAAAGCCCCCTCGGTATCCTTGGCTGTATCGTTGTTGCCTTCTCGTTGATGGGATTTGGCTTTTCGTACAAGCGCAAGCATATGCGCTAA
- a CDS encoding tetraprenyl-beta-curcumene synthase family protein, with product MSELRNPWQLLYRVYRHVQPVLEREFAAWYKRAQAIPNPELRKQAQDSMNSKKFHCQGGCVYAAQVIPHVETIVPLIVAYQTISDYLDNLCDRSTSLDPEDFRQLHVSMQDALTPGAPLRDYYLYREDKDDGGFLAGLVQTCQQHVAQLPAYEKIQTKILEFSCLYSDLQVYKHIDPQLREDHLLTWWDQYKERYHELYWQEFAAVTGSTIGIFALFCLATDPDVKEEQIQTVSEAYFPWLCGLHILLDYLIDLEEDKMGGDLNFVSYYDSERIATERLKLFIEQAKASVKRLPNPAFHRMIVDGLVAFYLADRKVNRSQPHIYTIARQLLKQAKGLPSVLFYVNSLLVRR from the coding sequence GTGAGCGAACTACGTAATCCATGGCAGCTACTTTACCGAGTCTATCGTCATGTGCAACCTGTTCTGGAGCGAGAGTTTGCGGCTTGGTACAAAAGAGCGCAGGCGATTCCCAATCCCGAGCTGAGAAAACAGGCACAAGACAGCATGAACTCCAAAAAGTTTCACTGCCAAGGGGGATGTGTTTATGCAGCACAGGTCATCCCGCATGTAGAGACAATTGTCCCGCTGATTGTCGCCTACCAAACAATTAGTGACTACTTGGATAATCTGTGTGATCGCAGCACGTCACTAGACCCGGAAGACTTCCGTCAGCTTCACGTGTCGATGCAGGATGCACTGACACCAGGCGCGCCCTTGCGAGATTATTATTTGTACCGTGAGGATAAGGATGACGGCGGCTTTTTGGCTGGGCTGGTTCAGACCTGTCAACAGCATGTCGCACAATTGCCAGCCTATGAAAAAATCCAGACAAAGATACTCGAGTTTTCTTGTTTGTATAGCGATTTACAAGTATACAAGCACATTGATCCCCAGTTGCGCGAGGATCACTTGTTGACGTGGTGGGATCAGTACAAAGAACGCTATCACGAATTGTACTGGCAAGAATTTGCGGCTGTCACAGGCTCGACCATCGGGATATTCGCTCTTTTTTGCTTGGCGACTGATCCAGATGTAAAGGAAGAGCAAATTCAAACGGTAAGCGAAGCTTACTTTCCGTGGCTGTGCGGGTTACATATTTTATTAGACTATTTAATTGACCTGGAAGAAGATAAAATGGGTGGAGATTTAAACTTCGTGAGCTATTACGATTCGGAACGAATAGCGACTGAACGCTTGAAGCTTTTCATAGAACAAGCAAAGGCAAGCGTTAAACGCTTGCCAAATCCTGCATTTCACCGTATGATCGTGGACGGGCTAGTCGCGTTTTATCTCGCGGATCGCAAGGTAAATCGGAGCCAGCCACACATTTATACTATCGCTAGACAACTGCTGAAGCAGGCTAAGGGCTTGCCCTCTGTCCTATTTTATGTGAACAGTTTGCTTGTACGGCGATAA
- a CDS encoding response regulator: MRYFIVDDDPGIRFMLGQMIEDADLGEVCGEAEDGSQIDHDFLNWKQVDILLIDLLMPKRDGIETVRQLRRFTGKIVMISQIETKEMIAEAYATGIEYYVTKPVNRLEVISVLQKVRERILLQQSIEGIQRSLSVLSGSINITAALTKEASYPEKGILSSARFLLTELGMISQKGSKDLLDMMEWLYRWEKEMDGEVNLPPLRDIFWAIAARKLGKGVTVLIQKETKAAEQRVRRAIYQALTHLASLGLTDYSNPKFESYATTFFDFTEVRKRMLELENQMEMTISSTRINTKKFIFVLYMESKRRIGVFQG, encoded by the coding sequence ATGCGCTACTTCATCGTGGACGACGATCCTGGGATTCGATTCATGCTCGGTCAAATGATTGAGGATGCTGATTTGGGAGAGGTATGTGGGGAAGCGGAGGATGGCTCACAAATTGACCACGATTTTTTGAATTGGAAGCAAGTAGACATCTTGTTGATTGATCTTTTGATGCCGAAACGAGATGGCATTGAAACAGTGCGCCAGTTAAGGCGTTTTACAGGCAAAATTGTCATGATCTCGCAAATCGAAACGAAGGAGATGATCGCTGAGGCGTATGCGACAGGGATCGAATACTACGTGACCAAACCGGTGAATCGACTGGAGGTCATCAGTGTTCTGCAAAAGGTACGGGAACGCATATTGCTGCAGCAATCCATCGAGGGTATTCAGCGGTCACTTTCCGTCTTGTCCGGCAGTATTAACATAACGGCAGCTCTTACCAAAGAAGCATCGTATCCTGAAAAGGGCATCTTGTCTTCCGCACGGTTTCTCTTAACTGAACTGGGGATGATTAGCCAAAAAGGCAGCAAAGATTTACTCGACATGATGGAGTGGCTGTATCGCTGGGAGAAGGAAATGGATGGGGAAGTGAATCTCCCACCTTTACGCGATATTTTTTGGGCAATTGCTGCCCGCAAGCTGGGAAAGGGAGTGACTGTCCTGATCCAAAAGGAAACAAAGGCCGCTGAGCAGCGAGTTCGCAGAGCCATCTATCAGGCATTAACTCATTTGGCTTCCCTTGGGCTGACCGACTACAGTAATCCCAAATTCGAGAGCTATGCGACCACGTTCTTCGATTTTACTGAGGTGCGAAAACGCATGCTGGAGCTTGAGAATCAGATGGAAATGACGATCTCTTCTACTCGTATCAATACCAAAAAGTTTATTTTTGTACTCTATATGGAGTCAAAAAGGCGAATTGGTGTATTTCAGGGCTGA
- a CDS encoding ATP-binding protein yields the protein MLGTGAEIAANLVELSFRAVSWEGVFQLEVVGPIAVIALIRSFFVLSFFNMIQLRQAKWMEKQQRNRNEQMLMLISNLYEESVLLKKTLHQVEDITRNCYELYREMDEVEHKDGTSKRYAKRLLSLAGQVHEVKKDNQRIYAGLSKLISDEKERDYMPLGELIAIIVQGQRKYARLLEKDIQFETNVEVPYLACHIYTTLSLINNLVGNSVEAIRDRGMVSIVASIDESREWIHFVVTDDGPGIVVKDKELLFMPGFTTKYDVSGRPSTGIGLSYVKEVTDSIQGMIDLVEDSYGQTTQFCIRLPIATLIQKG from the coding sequence ATGTTGGGGACGGGCGCAGAAATAGCAGCCAATTTGGTAGAGCTGTCCTTTCGTGCTGTGTCCTGGGAGGGAGTCTTTCAGCTGGAGGTCGTAGGGCCGATTGCTGTCATTGCATTGATACGTAGTTTTTTTGTCCTTAGTTTTTTCAATATGATTCAGCTGCGTCAGGCGAAATGGATGGAAAAGCAACAGCGTAATCGAAACGAACAGATGTTGATGCTCATCTCCAATTTGTACGAGGAATCTGTTCTTCTAAAAAAGACATTGCATCAGGTTGAGGATATCACGCGTAACTGCTATGAGCTGTATCGTGAGATGGACGAGGTGGAACATAAGGATGGGACGAGCAAGCGATACGCGAAGCGGCTGCTGTCCCTTGCCGGACAAGTGCATGAAGTGAAAAAGGACAATCAACGCATATATGCAGGCCTCTCCAAGCTGATTTCTGACGAGAAAGAACGAGACTATATGCCACTGGGCGAATTAATAGCGATCATTGTTCAGGGCCAACGAAAGTACGCGAGACTGTTGGAGAAGGACATTCAGTTTGAAACGAATGTGGAGGTGCCGTATCTCGCTTGCCACATTTACACGACACTCTCACTCATCAACAATCTAGTCGGCAACAGTGTCGAAGCCATCCGCGACCGGGGGATGGTATCGATCGTTGCTTCGATTGACGAGAGTCGGGAGTGGATTCATTTTGTTGTAACCGATGATGGGCCAGGTATTGTGGTGAAGGACAAGGAGCTCTTGTTCATGCCTGGATTCACTACCAAATACGACGTATCAGGCAGGCCTTCCACGGGGATTGGGCTATCATACGTTAAGGAAGTGACAGACAGTATCCAAGGAATGATTGATTTAGTCGAGGACTCATACGGACAAACAACACAATTTTGCATTCGCCTGCCAATCGCAACTCTGATTCAGAAAGGGTGA
- a CDS encoding TAXI family TRAP transporter solute-binding subunit, with translation MKKRHFLLSLTLLLSMSLMTACGGGNSTQGGAGGGSADPSQLIIATGGTGGTYFPLGGGMADHITKNAGITATAQATGASAENIRLIRDKKADLAFTQNDIAEYASKGTNMFQQDGKIDSFQALGALYDETIQIVVSADSNIKSVADLKDKRVSVGAPGSGTEVNAQQILEAYGMTFEDTKLQRLSFADSAKAIQDGQLDAAFQTAGTPTAAITELAATTGVKIIPIDADKIDGIIAKYPYYVKTTVPANTYQTVPEEVTTVSVKSMLLIRSDLSEDLVYKVTKAIFENSDKLGHAKAKEIKLENVKNGVSIPVHPGAQKYFDEKGVK, from the coding sequence TTGAAGAAGCGTCATTTTCTTCTCTCGCTCACACTACTTCTGTCCATGTCGCTCATGACGGCATGTGGTGGCGGCAACTCTACACAAGGAGGTGCAGGTGGAGGAAGCGCCGATCCCTCCCAACTAATTATTGCAACAGGCGGTACAGGCGGCACCTATTTCCCACTCGGTGGTGGCATGGCTGACCATATCACGAAAAACGCTGGCATCACTGCTACAGCACAAGCCACAGGCGCTTCAGCTGAAAACATTCGCCTCATTCGCGATAAAAAGGCGGACCTCGCCTTCACGCAAAACGACATTGCCGAGTATGCGTCAAAGGGAACGAACATGTTCCAGCAAGACGGTAAAATTGATTCCTTCCAAGCATTGGGCGCTCTCTACGATGAAACCATCCAAATCGTCGTCTCTGCTGACAGCAATATTAAAAGCGTTGCCGATTTGAAAGATAAGCGCGTATCCGTAGGCGCTCCGGGAAGCGGCACAGAAGTGAACGCTCAGCAAATTTTGGAAGCATATGGAATGACCTTTGAAGATACCAAGCTCCAGCGCCTCTCGTTTGCTGACTCCGCCAAAGCCATTCAGGACGGTCAATTGGATGCCGCCTTCCAAACTGCCGGTACGCCTACCGCAGCAATCACGGAGCTAGCCGCGACAACTGGTGTAAAAATCATTCCAATTGACGCGGACAAAATCGATGGAATCATCGCCAAATACCCTTACTACGTGAAAACAACGGTCCCTGCCAATACGTACCAAACCGTTCCGGAAGAAGTGACCACCGTCTCCGTCAAATCAATGCTTTTGATTCGCTCCGATCTCAGTGAAGACCTCGTGTACAAAGTAACAAAGGCGATCTTTGAGAACAGCGACAAGCTCGGTCACGCCAAAGCCAAGGAAATCAAGCTAGAGAACGTAAAGAACGGCGTCAGCATCCCTGTTCATCCGGGTGCCCAAAAGTACTTTGACGAAAAAGGCGTGAAGTAG
- a CDS encoding DUF1850 domain-containing protein, with product MVFIQTVTKGRGRTLFRLFSFSLLVIVIYAGISTPLIPALVIRDTRSNQVVWSANIQDEAAFGIRWTHSIHRSTIEEQYRIVDGQIILSEMSFHDYGIGMENELAPGEELVLADGRFHIRNMQRSFPALRLFIGQVRANHTLLFAGQDIPLSLIDKPGEAITIQAEKRSILSELGGY from the coding sequence ATGGTTTTTATCCAGACAGTAACAAAGGGAAGAGGGCGGACGCTGTTCCGCCTTTTCTCCTTCTCTCTTCTCGTCATTGTCATTTATGCGGGCATCTCCACTCCGCTGATTCCCGCCCTGGTTATCCGGGATACACGGTCGAATCAGGTAGTTTGGAGTGCCAATATCCAGGATGAAGCAGCCTTTGGCATCCGCTGGACTCATTCCATTCATCGCTCCACAATCGAGGAGCAATACCGGATTGTAGACGGTCAAATTATTTTGTCAGAGATGAGCTTTCACGACTACGGTATCGGCATGGAAAATGAATTGGCTCCTGGCGAGGAGCTGGTTCTGGCCGATGGACGATTTCATATTCGCAATATGCAGCGCTCTTTTCCTGCCCTACGGCTATTTATCGGGCAAGTACGGGCTAATCATACGTTGCTTTTCGCTGGACAGGACATTCCGTTGAGCTTGATCGATAAGCCAGGAGAAGCCATCACGATTCAAGCAGAAAAGCGATCCATTCTGAGCGAGTTAGGAGGTTACTAG
- a CDS encoding TRAP transporter permease yields the protein MSTTTNMNQKEMDKLIAQYDKESATRQLAGPMKWISFGLLVLFSLYQLSSTLFFTLPPQIHRPIHLAFGLALVYLLYAGTSKGNHNKIGIVNMILALLGVFVSLYWVIDYEGLVTRTGNYTTMDMVVGGIATVLVLEAARRVVGIPIALIATIFLLYTYFGPYMPGFLEHRGSDVERIIGHSYYTLEGILGTPLAVSSTFIFLFVLFGAFLEKTGVGDYFNDLSLVIAGRRIGGPAKVAVFSSALQGTISGSSVANVVTSGAFTIPMMKRLGYRSEFAAAVEASSSTGGQIMPPVMGAAAFLMAEFIGVPYLEIAKSAILPAILFFVGIWIMTHFEAKRLGLRGLSKEELPNKKEVLKKMYLLLPIVIIITALMMNISAERSAIIGIVSTIIVGAFRKETRMSIADILEALASGARMALGVVAATACAGIIVGTITLTGIGLKLANGLIDLAGGQLFLTLFFTMIASLILGMGTPTTANYIITSTIAAPALIQLGVPDIAAHMFTFYFGIVADITPPVALAAFAASGIAKSKPIKTGVESTRLSIAAFMAPYIFVVSPALLLIDTTFLESIWVMFTSTIGMIGVGAGLIGYWMSRLNVLERILACVGGVLAVIPGITTDIPGFILLALVFALSYYKARKQKQSIQTTM from the coding sequence ATGAGTACAACAACGAATATGAACCAGAAAGAGATGGATAAGCTGATCGCGCAATACGACAAGGAATCAGCCACACGCCAGCTCGCGGGTCCCATGAAGTGGATCTCTTTTGGTCTACTTGTCCTCTTCTCCCTGTACCAGTTATCCAGCACGCTTTTCTTCACGCTGCCTCCCCAGATTCATCGTCCGATCCACTTGGCCTTCGGACTGGCACTTGTCTATCTGTTATATGCGGGGACTTCCAAAGGCAACCATAACAAAATCGGAATCGTGAACATGATTCTCGCCCTGTTAGGTGTTTTTGTATCACTGTATTGGGTCATTGACTACGAAGGACTCGTGACCCGAACAGGTAACTATACGACGATGGATATGGTGGTCGGCGGTATTGCCACCGTGCTCGTCCTAGAGGCTGCACGACGAGTCGTCGGAATCCCAATTGCTCTAATCGCCACTATTTTTCTTTTATACACCTACTTCGGACCTTACATGCCAGGCTTTTTGGAGCATCGCGGCAGTGATGTCGAGCGGATTATCGGGCACAGCTACTACACACTAGAGGGTATTCTCGGTACTCCGCTCGCCGTTTCCTCTACCTTTATCTTTTTGTTTGTGCTGTTTGGCGCCTTTCTCGAAAAAACAGGGGTCGGTGATTATTTTAACGATTTGTCGCTGGTCATTGCAGGTAGACGAATCGGCGGTCCTGCGAAGGTGGCCGTTTTTTCCAGCGCCCTGCAAGGGACGATTAGCGGCAGTTCTGTTGCCAATGTAGTTACCTCCGGCGCCTTTACCATCCCGATGATGAAACGGCTCGGCTATCGTTCCGAATTTGCCGCGGCAGTGGAAGCCTCGTCCTCTACTGGTGGACAAATCATGCCGCCTGTCATGGGGGCTGCTGCCTTTTTGATGGCGGAGTTCATCGGCGTTCCTTACTTGGAAATCGCCAAATCTGCGATTCTTCCTGCGATTTTATTTTTCGTGGGCATCTGGATTATGACGCACTTCGAAGCAAAACGACTCGGGTTGCGCGGCCTCTCGAAGGAAGAATTGCCGAACAAAAAAGAAGTTTTGAAAAAAATGTACTTGCTCCTCCCCATCGTGATCATTATTACAGCCTTGATGATGAACATATCAGCCGAGCGCTCCGCGATTATCGGCATCGTCTCCACTATTATCGTGGGCGCCTTCCGCAAAGAAACCCGCATGTCTATTGCTGATATTTTAGAAGCACTTGCCTCAGGTGCCAGAATGGCTCTCGGTGTCGTGGCCGCAACTGCGTGTGCCGGAATCATCGTTGGTACGATTACGTTGACTGGGATCGGATTAAAGCTGGCAAACGGTTTGATTGATCTGGCTGGCGGTCAGCTTTTCCTTACCCTGTTCTTCACGATGATCGCATCGCTTATCTTGGGCATGGGAACACCTACGACGGCGAACTACATTATCACTTCTACCATCGCTGCCCCGGCGCTTATTCAATTGGGAGTGCCTGATATCGCTGCGCACATGTTTACGTTCTATTTCGGAATCGTTGCAGACATCACGCCGCCGGTTGCGCTTGCTGCCTTCGCCGCATCAGGCATTGCCAAGTCAAAACCGATCAAAACAGGTGTAGAATCCACGCGGCTATCGATTGCCGCCTTTATGGCTCCCTATATCTTCGTCGTTTCACCAGCCTTGCTCTTGATTGATACCACCTTTTTGGAGTCGATTTGGGTGATGTTTACCTCTACGATTGGAATGATCGGCGTGGGGGCAGGGTTGATCGGCTACTGGATGTCCAGACTCAACGTTTTAGAGCGTATCCTCGCTTGTGTAGGCGGTGTGCTCGCCGTCATCCCTGGAATTACAACAGACATTCCCGGCTTTATTTTGCTCGCGCTCGTATTCGCATTATCGTATTACAAAGCACGTAAGCAAAAACAATCTATACAAACGACGATGTAA